Proteins encoded within one genomic window of Haematobia irritans isolate KBUSLIRL chromosome 5, ASM5000362v1, whole genome shotgun sequence:
- the PTP-ER gene encoding protein tyrosine phosphatase-ERK/Enhancer of Ras1 has product MENNNYNNSNNNNNNNTSICEAERMQRGQEDLMRSNTTAFEYSFPTNNDDDDEDTESNKSTPYFTPMEFLQSPFEFPTPRLTDVQQAEQQQFGSTSTLTSTTTPTTLSCSNVQAFAKTTSELEGLPSKDYQTDIVDNQSPRILQISATGPATPKATLLKQHLEPSSPKVQRKFRRFSLYERRSCSPQHLIIKNATSVECSIDTNKENTKPKTAKIDKHEECTSGGNNSPNLILDETTGSPRILTSSEAAMLSSGRLSYSPKLLTSINNLHLASPLGVISSAGYKNGNYFKFPEIDHVVPDAANTTATAMMVDDNCGSARSKDNHHTFKRANTTNTRKSNDNQTTTSTNPNSNYEIANKTETEIKPTSTSAILPKIETKRNRKNKNNLTIKIISSSSSPNASIFSSSSCQAPNSPNSSNRPKTPTIKSTKEKALSLDSAPAVKESCVKSTLMIKPELYLSCDEIDSNLSDNSKLLQLQSHDRLRSNPSNIRSTSLSQLAAAHGATNSAKLSKSLRSRRIPNSNSAEWQLHQRKHTSFNIPEPIAKKMGEKRDDPKLVVILKEDEEVMTDNQSLTSYSALQTPSSSTCTSTPSSAHRTPYKHNPLLHNSNTNLKTLPEFLTLVEFSTPAAATGALEHPYKQKSMDLPSSTAASGSSGPQGRPPNSSSSTNLLQRRGSNHSLTLNLHSQSYSNLLGSCRSGLSVSNYSLGSVGNSTNNLNSKSSCNLNITTTPSSQTTNTVSAANSQGAKQSLFRRRGSNQSLTLTNLSCGNLNSFASQNSLNVDRTHMVSLARPVATNVSLTTTPRRGLLERRGSNQSLTLNMSSSFGGIGSERGALGNSSINLGDAAKAEEEANATHLTLMPNCSVHSHQRRFFSSESLNRNNAQFGELNAPHKRNTNQVCFGSANDLKPSPEMGSSSHHHLQSENQTQAEHFDFKETSVCTCPGIRNIMTKPLSPQTTSEEFKIYLANIQMLQNASNTLNQNDLIKLNYIFDNSYASRSKSIADQSIPILMSSHNQSSKDAETPPPVMVSNSEDCEIVERYKQVVCNILQTLQLDEEEQKRIFRSLHKEFWDLPLNHQEKPMVFGSQTKNRYKTILPNENSRVILEKESKLLQDILENCPCCEEGDVALANVLTKPGYPHTEEVPYINANYIKGPDYTSKCYIATQGPLPNTIYEFWLMVYQNTKKYIKISKGPDSPSRRQGKPLQQYYQKIVMLTNFMENNRQKCSIYFPVDLNEIFITTPREEVVKAMPQFTEFINPFLSEDEMESDIDEIEGSGVKLINIICSKIEVDEKFKGYLPQSKSFFVMKNVGIVKKNGFSIRKIIVLYCANFTDVANIPFLLINKFVCYHYWYPDWPDHRSPRDINTLLDISLHVANLGKCESEFEVFSDAASTPPSHVNAQSTELYQQDIFNAVQPLPVIHCSAGIGRTGCLTAILNGIRQVRQSLAYSLTSMAANAAKQATTAQALSPVDFRLPQQFIEEDMLLIEAPMPTDIDCSFTRNTLLYMRYILKMEQKIKEQEQQPLELEELEATPPAPPPPQFEDAWRLPSIAELPKMPNIFVDVLGIVCNLRLQRGGMVQNSEQYELIHRALCLYLKRTFALKRF; this is encoded by the exons ATGGAGAATAACAATTACaacaatagtaataataataataacaacaacaccagCATCTGTGAAGCCGAAAGAATGCAGCGAGGTCAAGAGGATTTGATGCGCAGCAACACCACTGCCTTTGAATATTCATTTCCCACCAACAATGATGACGACGATGAGGACACCGAAAGTAATAAAAGTACACCGTATTTTACACCTATGGAATTTCTACAGAGTCCATTTGAATTTCCAACGCCACGTCTGACAGACGTACAGCAAGCGGAGCAACAGCAATTCGGATCAACATCAACATTGACATCGACGACGACACCAACAACGCTGTCGTGTAGTAATGTTCAAGCATTCGCCAAAACTACTAGCGAATTGGAAGGTTTGCCCTCGAAGGATTATCAGACGGATATAGTTGATAATCAAAGCCCGAGAATCTTACAAATATCTGCTACAGGTCCCGCAACACCTAAAGCAACACTCCTAAAACAGCATTTAGAGCCATCATCGCCCAAAGTCCAAAGGAAGTTTCGTCGATTTTCTTTATACGAAAGGCGCTCCTGTTCACCGCAACATTTAATCATCAAGAATGCCACATCTGTGGAGTGTTCCATAGACACAAATAAGGAAAACACTAAGCCCAAAACGGCAAAGATCGATAAACATGAGGAGTGCACAAGTGGTGGCAATAATTCGCCTAATCTAATATTAGATGAGACAACAGGTTCTCCCCGCATACTGACCTCTTCCGAAGCCGCCATGTTATCATCAGGCCGCTTGTCCTATTCCCCCAAATTGCTGACGTCCATAAACAATCTGCATTTAGCTTCACCGCTTGGTGTTATTAGTTCGGCCGGCTACAAAAAtggaaattatttcaaatttcccGAAATAGATCATGTGGTTCCGGATGCCGCCAATACAACTGCAACCGCTATGATGGTGGATGATAATTGCGGTTCGGCTCGCAGCAAAGACAATCATCACACGTTCAAACGTGCCAATACCACTAACACACGCAAGTCGAACGACAACCAAACTACGACTTCGACGAATCCCAACTCCAATTATGAGATAGCCAATAAAACGGAAACGGAAATAAAACCTACATCTACAAGTGCAATTCTACCGAAAATCGAAACCAAAAGAAatcgtaaaaacaaaaataacctaactataaaaataataagtagCTCATCATCCCCCAATGCCAGCATCTTCTCGTCGTCATCATGCCAAGCCCCTAACTCACCCAACTCTAGCAACAGACCGAAAACTCCTACGATCAAATCAACCAAAGAAAAGGCGCTTTCCTTGGATTCTGCGCCAGCGGTCAAAGAGAGTTGTGTTAAATCAACCCTAATGATAAAGCCTGAACTATATTTGAGCTGTGATGAAATTGATTCGAACCTAAGTGACAACTCGAAGCTCCTACAACTACAATCTCATGATCGCTTACGATCAAATCCCAGCAATATACGATCCACTTCCCTATCCCAATTAGCCGCTGCACATGGGGCTACCAACAGTGCGAAATTGAGTAAAAGTCTTCGCAGTAGGCGTATACCAAACTCCAATAGTGCGGAATGGCAACTACATCAGCGAAAACATACTTCATTCAATATACCAGAACCCATTGCGAAGAAGATGGGTGAGAAGAGGGACGATCCTAAATTGGTGGTGATCCTAAAAGAGGATGAAGAAGTGATGACAGATAATCAAAGCCTTACTTCATATTCGGCTCTACAAACACCCAGTTCAAGCACATGTACTTCAACTCCATCATCTGCTCATAGGACACCGTACAAGCACAATCCATTGCTGCATAATTCCAATACAAATCTTAAAACACTACCGGAATTCCTAACATTGGTGGAGTTTTCAACACCAGCGGCTGCAACAGGGGCCCTAGAACATCCCTATAAGCAAAAGTCTATGGATTTGCCCAGTTCGACTGCAGCCAGTGGTAGTAGTGGTCCACAAGGTAGACCACCAAACTCATCGTCGTCCACCAATTTACTGCAACGTAGGGGCTCAAATCATAGTCTCACCTTAAATTTACATTCACAGTCCTATTCAAATTTATTGGGTTCCTGCCGATCGGGCCTCTCAGTGTCCAACTACAGCCTAGGTTCGGTTGGAAACTCCACAAATAATTTGAATTCCAAGTCCAGTTGCAATTTGAACATAACAACTACGCCATCATCTCAAACCACAAATACGGTATCAGCTGCTAATAGCCAAGGGGCCAAACAGAGTCTCTTTAGACGGAGAGGTTCCAATCAAAGCCTAACGCTTACCAATCTCTCCTGTGGTAATTTAAATTCTTTTGCCAGCCAAAATTCTCTGAATGTGGATAGAACTCATATGGTGTCTCTAGCAAGACCTGTTGCCACCAATGTGTCATTAACCACCACACCCAGAAGAGGACTGCTAGAGAGGAGAGGATCAAACCAAAGTTTAACACTAAATATGAGTAGTTCGTTTGGAGGTATAGGCAGTGAAAGGGGAGCCCTCGGAAATAGTAGCATCAATTTGGGAGATGCCGCCAAAGCAGAGGAAGAAGCCAATGCCACCCATTTAACACTGATGCCAAATTGTTCGGTTCACTCCCACCAGAGACGGTTTTTCAGTAGCGAAAGTTTAAATCGCAATAACGCACAATTCGGCGAGTTGAATGCACCGCACAAGAGAAACACCAATCAAGTCTGTTTCGGCTCGGCCAATGACCTAAAGCCCAGTCCAGAAATGGGATCATCTTCTCATCATCATCTACAGAGTGAAAATCAAACACAAGCAGAACACTTTGACTTCAAGGAGACATCGGTGTGCACATGTCCAGGCATACGCAACATTATGACCAAACCCCTATCGCCTCAGACAACGAGTGAGGAGTTCAAAATCTATTTGGCCAATATACAAATGTTGCAGAATGCCTCAAATACTCTCAATCAAAATGACCTAATCAAACTCAATTATATTTTCGATAATAGCTATGCATCCCGATCAAAAAGTATAGCCGACCAAAGTATACCCATACTAATGTCGTCACACAACCAGTCCAGCAAGGACGCTGAAACTCCCCCACCGGTTATGGTTTCCAACTCCGAAGATTGTGAAATAGTCGAACGTTACAAGCAAGTGGTCTGCAACATCCTACAGACACTACAGCTGGACGAGGAGGAGCAGAAACGTATATTCCGTAGTCTACACAAAGAGTTCTGGGATTTACCATTAAATCACCAAGAGAAGCCTATGGTATTTGGTTCCCAAACCAAAAATCGCTACAAAACAATATTGCCCAATGAAAATTCTCGTGTTATATTGGAAAAGGAGTCAAAGCTATTGCAAGACATCTTGGAAAATTGTCCCTGTTGTGAAGAAGGGGATGTGGCCTTAGCCAATGTCTTAACCAAACCAGGTTATCCCCACACTGAGGAAGTGccgtatattaatgccaactatATAAAA GGTCCAGACTACACTTCGAAATGCTACATAGCCACCCAAGGTCCTTTGCCCAATACCATATACGAGTTTTGGCTGATGGTCTATCAAAACACcaagaaatatattaaaatatcaaaAGGACCCGACAGTCCAAGTCGCCGTCAGGGTAAACCTTTGCAACAGTATTATCAGAAAATAGTAATGCTCACCAATTTTATGGAGAATaatcgacaaaaatgttccatctaTTTTCCGGtggatttaaatgaaattttcataaccaCTCCTCGCGAAGAAGTGGTCAAGGCCATGCCACAATTCACAGAATTTATCAATCCCTTCCTAAGCGAGGACGAGATGGAAAGCGATATTGATGAGATAGAAGGCTCTGGTGTTAAATTGATCAACATCATTTGCAGTAAGATAGAGGTGGATGAGAAATTTAAAGGATATTTGCCACAAAGCAAAAGTTTCTTTGTCATGAAGAACGTGGGTATAGTGAAGAAGAACGGCTTCTCTATAAGAAAAATCATCGTATTGTATTGTGCGAATTTTACCGATGTGGCCAACATTCCCTTTTTGTTGATAAACAAATTTGTGTGCTATCACTATTGGTATCCCGATTGGCCTGATCATCGTTCACCGAGAGATATTAACACATTACTGGATATTTCATTGCATGTGGCCAATTTAGGAAAATGTGAATCTGAATTTGAGGTATTCAGTGATGCAGCATCGACTCCACCCTCCCATGTAAATGCCCAATCCACAGAATTGTATCAACAGGATATATTCAATGCAGTGCAACCCCTGCCGGTCATTCATTGTTCGGCAGGAATAGGACGGACCGGTTGTTTGACAGCCATTCTAAATGGCATAAGGCAAGTAAGACAATCTTTGGCCTACTCCTTGACTTCGATGGCTGCAAATGCAGCTAAACAGGCCACTACAGCCCAGGCCTTGAGTCCTGTGGATTTCCGTTTACCTCAACAATTTATCGAGGAGGATATGCTGCTTATAGAGGCCCCCATGCCTACAGATATCGATTGTAGTTTTACACGCAATACCCTACTGTATATGcgttatattttgaaaatggaacaaaaaattaaagaacaaGAGCAACAACCACTTGAGTTGGAGGAATTGGAGGCAACACCACCAGCACCACCACCTCCACAATTTGAAGATGCATGGAGACTTCCATCTATAGCAGAACTGCCAAAAATGCCCAACATTTTTGTGGATGTCTTGGGTATCGTGTGTAATCTACGACTACAACGTGGAGGAATGGTGCAAAACTCTGAACAATATGAGCTAATACATCGAGCCCTCTGCCTCTATCTAAAGCGAACATTTGCTTTGAAACGATTTTAA